The following coding sequences are from one Aliarcobacter skirrowii CCUG 10374 window:
- a CDS encoding pseudouridine synthase family protein has protein sequence MAVEFDKAYKLLAMQERISNAKAKELIDKGLVTVSGKKLLIARGEIRVDTKFSVKDIAKIKVIFEDKDILAVDKPAFLTADEVSRKFENAILLNRLDKETSGVMLFAKNEEFQKRAIKEFAQNRVYKEYVAIVEGKVIEELVIDKPILTTKDRGMAKSKIDKHGKSAKTTLIPMLVEGNKSKVKVVIESGRTHQIRVHLAALGFPIIGDSLYGRTASNVNRVLLHSKVTKIFDYVFESKEPKEFKVYDFS, from the coding sequence ATGGCAGTAGAGTTTGATAAAGCATATAAACTTCTAGCAATGCAAGAGAGAATTTCAAATGCAAAGGCAAAAGAGCTTATTGATAAAGGTTTAGTAACAGTTTCTGGGAAAAAACTTTTAATAGCACGAGGTGAGATAAGAGTTGATACTAAATTTAGTGTAAAAGATATTGCAAAAATAAAAGTTATATTTGAAGATAAAGATATTTTAGCAGTTGATAAACCAGCTTTTTTAACAGCAGATGAGGTATCAAGAAAATTTGAAAATGCAATACTTTTAAATAGACTAGATAAAGAGACAAGTGGAGTTATGCTTTTTGCAAAGAATGAAGAGTTTCAAAAAAGAGCTATTAAAGAGTTTGCGCAAAATAGAGTTTATAAAGAGTATGTTGCTATTGTTGAGGGAAAAGTTATCGAAGAGTTAGTAATTGATAAACCAATTTTAACTACAAAAGATAGAGGAATGGCTAAATCAAAAATAGACAAACATGGAAAAAGTGCAAAAACAACTCTTATTCCAATGCTTGTAGAGGGAAATAAATCAAAAGTTAAAGTGGTAATTGAGAGTGGAAGAACTCATCAAATTAGAGTTCATTTAGCAGCTTTAGGATTTCCTATTATTGGAGATAGTTTATATGGAAGAACTGCTTCAAATGTAAATAGGGTTTTGCTTCACTCAAAAGTTACAAAAATATTTGATTATGTTTTCGAATCAAAAGAACCAAAAGAGTTCAAGGTGTATGATTTTAGTTAA
- the waaA gene encoding lipid IV(A) 3-deoxy-D-manno-octulosonic acid transferase produces the protein MTPYLLYKKREDKYKDAIPAKFFLKNNSKFDFSGIWFHSCSMGEVKAIKPLIEEFEAKANISVITNTGFEEAKTVSQNVRYLPFEIFLPFWISKQKVLVVMEAELWYMLFLCAKRKGAKTLLINARISDRSYKSYLRFKFFYKKIFENIDKVFAQSQLDKKRLEELGAKNVEVIGNIKLAQLPQKKLDLKKPNSKVIVAASTHEGEEELVLSSYKKEYGKLIVVPRHPERFLKVEELIKDYIKDKEISFHKYSLKEDFSSDIILIDKMGMLNDIYSIGDITILGGAFANVGGHNPIEPAYFGNIIISGKNIFNQKSLFECIKNYYLIEKNELKEYLEKASTLLKPELTKEGSFEPIIKEIEKWQ, from the coding sequence TTGACTCCATATTTACTATATAAAAAAAGAGAAGATAAGTATAAAGATGCAATTCCTGCAAAATTTTTTTTAAAAAACAATTCAAAGTTTGATTTTAGTGGTATTTGGTTTCACTCATGTTCAATGGGTGAAGTTAAAGCTATAAAACCTTTAATAGAAGAGTTTGAAGCTAAAGCAAATATTAGTGTTATTACAAATACAGGATTTGAAGAGGCAAAAACAGTAAGCCAAAATGTAAGATATCTTCCTTTTGAGATTTTCCTTCCTTTTTGGATAAGCAAACAGAAAGTTTTGGTTGTTATGGAGGCTGAACTTTGGTATATGTTATTTTTATGCGCAAAAAGAAAAGGTGCAAAAACTTTACTTATAAATGCAAGGATTTCAGATAGATCTTATAAATCATATTTAAGATTTAAGTTTTTTTATAAAAAAATTTTTGAAAATATAGATAAAGTTTTTGCACAAAGTCAACTTGATAAAAAAAGATTAGAAGAGCTTGGGGCTAAAAATGTTGAGGTTATTGGAAATATAAAATTAGCACAACTTCCACAAAAAAAGCTAGATTTAAAAAAACCAAATTCAAAGGTAATTGTTGCAGCAAGTACACATGAAGGTGAGGAGGAGCTTGTTTTGAGCTCTTATAAAAAAGAGTATGGAAAACTAATAGTTGTTCCAAGACATCCTGAGAGATTTTTAAAAGTTGAAGAGTTAATTAAAGATTATATAAAAGACAAAGAGATAAGTTTTCATAAATATAGTTTAAAAGAGGATTTTTCAAGTGATATTATCTTAATTGATAAAATGGGAATGCTAAATGATATCTACTCTATTGGGGATATTACAATTCTTGGTGGGGCATTTGCAAATGTAGGTGGTCATAATCCAATAGAACCAGCATATTTTGGAAATATTATAATAAGTGGTAAAAATATATTTAATCAAAAATCACTTTTTGAGTGCATTAAAAATTACTATTTAATAGAAAAAAATGAGTTAAAAGAGTATCTTGAAAAAGCATCTACTCTTTTAAAACCAGAACTTACAAAAGAGGGTTCGTTTGAGCCTATAATTAAGGAGATAGAAAAATGGCAGTAG